TCAAAAGTCATCATCAAGTTTCTCATTGTCATGCAGAAGCATGGTACTTTCGCTTGTGTAGATTATTTTCTATGTTGATTATTTCTTAACCTCTTTTTGTTCTTCCATTTGCTTTATGTTCTTCTGTTTGCCGTCTGTGTGCAGGGTACATTGGAGAATTTGAGTATGTTGATGATCACAGGTCAGGAAAAATTGTTGTTGAACTGAATGGTAGGTTGAACAAATGTGGTGTCATTAGTCCTCGCTTTGATGTTGGAGTTAAGGAGATTGAAGGATGGACAGCAAGGTTGTTACCTTCCAGACAGGTATAATAGCATCAACCTACTGTCTTGTTCATAAGATCAGTTTGTGGATGCATTCTTTTGATTCATACAAATTATGCTAAAAAAGTAAGATGTGTATATACTTTTATACCAATCATAACTTGCAGAATTTAGGTTCAATCCCTTATAATTCTGTTAAGGTGCTAGTTTATTTCTATTGCCACGGAGTGAACTTTTTCTAATGCCAGGAGTGAATTCTCGTTTGCCCATAGGGTAAATCGGAAGCCCCAATGCCATGGGCAGCAGCATCACTATTAGAGTTTTGGATTGGGCCGTGGGAGAAAATATTTATATGAAGCTGTATTTGTAGCTGCAAACATCCCACCTAGAAGGAGCACTAGGAGGGCTTGTTATCTTTCCCTCTCTTGCACAAATTATCTGGCCCTGAAAATATTTTGTTTGAGCTTGCAGTTTGGATACATTGTACTGACTACCTCTGCCGGTATCATGGACCACGAGGAAGCTAGAAGGAAGAATGTTGGTGGAAAGGTCCTTGGTTTCTTTTATTAGGCCCTTGTGTGGACAATGGTGAACACCCTACTTCGGCCTTCCTTACAATTGAAATGGTTATTAGTTTGTTTTGAGTTTTGTTTTCCTTCAGTTGTTAGTTGGGTTATTTAAACTGCATTTTTTGGACAAGATTATCAGTATTGTAACTTACATCCAGAGAATATAAGTTGATGTTTGTCCATCTGTGAGATCCTTCTTTGATAAACTTTTGTCTTAAGCTTATGTGTTATTAGTTGAAGCCCCGAGTTTCTTGGCTGCACAAAAGTGCCTATTTATTTTGATCTGGATACAGCAGTGAATGGATTTGTTACAACCATGTTTTGAACTGGATATAAACATCCTGAGCTTGGCGTTGTGGTAATCTATCGGTTATAACTTGTGTCAATTCAACCTCTGGGTATTTGGTAACTTTGGTTCATAAGTTCTTTGAGAAATTCCCGAACTGCCTTTGGGAAAATAATTCTCAAACTATGTAAAAGGATATGTTTATAgctagtttctttttcttttcacttgCAAGACAAAATATGTTTTAGCCTCAGTGTACCTTTCTATTTGACCATCTTAACCTCAGCTACTTGTCAACTTCAATTACCCacttttttggttgttttttggcTTTCAACATAAAATTTACCTAAACACAAACGTATGCactatatttattctttataggGGCCACTTAAAAATTTATCAAGCATAGCTACATTGTGACTCGTGAGTTTTGATTATGTAACTGTTAACCAGATTGATAGTTCAGCTCCGAGCTTAATGATTTTTTGCGGAAATGGTGGATTATGTTCTTTTATTCTCAATGTTTAAAACGATAAATTTTCAGAAGCTGTTGCgatttctagaaaaaaaaaaaaaaagttcaattaATAGGAATTTCTGATACTGTTGTATCACATGTGGTTTCTGCTTCCGGTTTAAACTTAGTAGTCCACCTGAGAATTTTCATGACATGAAAGTCCAAAAACACTTCACCAAACCCCTGTATCAACAATCAACAATAAGAAACAAAAGGATGTGTATCCAATGAATTTGTATATGTTAATACAGCTAAGTTAAGCGAACATATACAGTGTattcaacaaaaatacaacaAGGTTCCGAAGGGATTGATACAATGTATCCAACAAATACAAAACGAACAAATAcaacaattaaatatttttaaccataatTGTTTTGCGAACAAAGATGGCTTTTTGCAATTTTAcgaattcaaatatttttgaaaaagttttcaaactcaatttgaaaaatagagtcgccacttaatttatttagaaaaattaagaaaaccttttaaaaatttacttaaaagattcaaaataggaaaatcctTTAACTTTGAAAATTCTGAGTAAGTGATTCCTATTAATACTTTTGAAAGTTTGTTAAGGCACTAAGAATagccgctaacttgcggttatacAGACTACTTGAAAAAcaacttttttgactaacttaaaaaaaaaaaaaatttacttttagatttagaGAGgaaattgattaaggaaaaattattttgaggtttatgtaaaatcaatttttgaCGACTTAATAGGAAATTTAACTGAgtcttttaaaaaaagattagTAGCAAATAACATAGAAAGGAGTAAGGGGAATactaaaagacttaggccattaggcGCAAATCATAaatctgtcctaatctaattggacTTTCGGCACACAACATGTTCTAATATAACTATTTAGGCTTTTGGCCCACTgtacctgtcctagtctaattatTTGTGCTTTTAGCCCATTTGTACTTGTTCTAGTTTAATCATTTGGGTTTTTGACCCGcaacctgtcctaaactagttTTCGGACCTTGAAGGCCCAAAAATTTGTTTCACCTGTATTAGATTACAACTTTGACTTTGAGACCcacaatgaatgaatgaataaataaatatatacaaaggaaaaaaataatcgaGACTTTTTCGAGTTTCCAAATCCTAGCAACTTTGTCACTGGGTTTTGacacatttttcttcttctatcagCAACAACTCCTTTATCCAAAAAATGACCGACTAGAAGGGATGCGCCTCATTAGCCCATTATAGAATGCAAAAGGAGAAGAGTTCATTTGACTCCGAAACAGATTCACATGGAAAAAAGGACATGAAGAAAATTAATACGCATCCGAAATACACAATGCTATATGGagaaattaatataacaaaacAATAGATAAAAAGGAAACTATTATGGTCCATAATAAAATAGAAGACGGTAAGTCAAGATATAGAAATgccaagaaaaataaataggttttaacttcaaaaaaaaaaaaaaaaaaaccctacaacttctatttttatataagagagaaaaaaagaaatgagCATACTTAACATGGTAAAGTCTCGCAATTATGGATATCATCAATACGTAAAACATGTAAACTGATTTTAAAGAATAGAGAGAGATTTAAAATTAGTTTTGTGGGATTCGAGTAAGCAGAAATAAGAATGATTAAAACACAAAATTGCAACCAAGCAtttaagagaagagaagagaagtaCGTAAGATTACATTGCCTTTCCTCCAAGGTTTCATCAGTTCTTTCCTTAGTATCATGAACTTGGGAGAACCATGAATCAAATCCTAAAATGTGCACGTTATAAACCTTAAAGATGACCAgaacatcacaaaaaaaaaaacatgtttaaAATAAATGGAACCGCGGAAAGACATATCAGACGAAATTGGAAGAAAAACTTTCAGAAAGTTTTCTTTCAAGTATGAGATGCAATAAGATGGAAACTTTAATAAAAATACCAGACCATTAACGAGAAGGAACAAGAAAATAGTAAGGCATACACTAAAGTTGGGAATTAAACTAAACAAACCCCATGAGCAAAACAATCAAAATGTCGAATAAGAAGGGCGTCATTCTCGTTTAGaaacatcaataaaaaatttcTCTTTTTGTTGACGACTTTGAGTTTAAATCAGATTTACTTCAAATGAAATCAAGAGATAAAAGgggagaaaaatatttgaaatgaatcaagcAAAATACGCTCGTTTGGAGCTTTTGGCAGAGAAGCTAACACAACCATCTCTCATAAATAGTCCTACAAAACTCTTCAGAGTTTTAGACTTTTATGAGTAGAAATTGAATCCAAGACGATATTGAATTGGAATGGCAAACTCAAAGCtgaaataaattatcaatataaACACTGAGGCTACTCACAATAAACCATATAAGGCAGAGACAAAGAGAAACACAGCACTATTTCGGGCTAATCGAAAACAATAAAAGCCaaaagaataatagggtaaaacAGTGAATTTGAAGAACCGAAACAAAAAATATATGGCTAACAGTGAAAAGTATAACACGAATATTGATTAAACAACACAACAATGACAATCACAAGCAAATTCTACGACTATCAAAGTCATCTACAACAAGCAATCCCACCATTATAATACTAGAGAATCAAATACTGCTAACTattatgaagaaagagaaaaaaatgagaaaaagaagagCAAAGATGAAATGAAAGTTTACCTTTCTTAGAGCAGCAAAACGAGACTTCAAGCTATCGTCGAAATCTCGACcaccataaaaaaaaaatcttttgagaACTTCGATTAGCCGACTGCCTTCCAAAAtattactaaaaaaatatttcaactttttGCTTTGAAAAGCTTTTTCCACTCTATTGAGACTTGAATTTTTAGCTCTACAAGGAGctttatatagaaaataaattgaaGGCCAAAACCCGCTTCCATCGATATGGGAGAAAAGGAAGATCAAGAGTATTATGGAgattttttctaagaaaaaattcaaattagGGATAAGGATGAGCTATGTGAGCTGAAATCATATGATTTTtggcaaaaaataaaaataaaaagtgaaaattcgGAGGTATAATCTCCCAAATATTCTGGAAAGCTTTGATTCACCCGTGAGCTCGTGCTTGACACGCTCAAACTATACAAACTGGAgagattttgttttgatatttttggggCTAGAGAGGAATTGGGTTTGCTGGGTTGTTGATGTCGGGTCGATTGGTTGAGCTATTCGTCGGTTGTACGGTTTGTTTTCGTTGTTTGTACGCGAACTATTGTTGTGCGTATAGTTGTACGCTAGAGTTGATACAATGGTTGCTGTTGTAGAAGAAAAAAAGTAGGCCTAGTCAGGGAATTTGTTTTGAGCCTGATGAGGGCGGGTTTGGGCTAGTTTTTAAAAGGATTTTGGATAATTAGAGAAATTGGTGCTGAATTAGGAATTTAGGCTCTTTTTTAAATTAGCCTAATTGATAAAATTTAGccaattgaatttaaattttagtctAATTAAAAATTAGTTGATCAATTATATTATAATTGTGGCCAAATCAATTTCAATTAAGCTCCAATTTAATAATTTGGCAAATTGAAATAATGTTTGAAACAAATTAACAATCAATTTAATCCAGagtttcttgatttcataaaatcaaacacatatttaaaaagtaaatcattttttagaataaattatacTTAAATTGAGGTTTCaaccatttgaattaattttgaagataatacttgattaaaatttaatatcttctatatagtttctatacatatcttatacatataaatattctatacgaaaattatataatttcgatacacaatttatacaataattgtacaatttttcttaaacattttatacaataattatataatttttatacactttctatacaTTNNNNNNNNNNNNNNNNNNNNNNNNNNNNNNNNNNNNNNNNNNNNNNNNNNNNNNNNNNNNNNNNNNNNNNNNNNNNNNNNNNNNNNNNNNNNNNNNNNNNaaattatatcagtattgtatatggattgtATCAATATGGTGTATAAACTATATCTGAACTACATGAGTCAAAATGACTCAAATTAGGAAATGTCTATAATGTGGAAATAAAATAGTCGACTGGCTATTTTTTAGTAAAAtatcaaacttgggctatttattttaaaaatgatcaTGTGGTGTCTTTTTTCCTAAGGGGAGTACTAAAAGACTTAGGTCATTAGGCCCAAATCCATCAAATAaatctgtcctaatctaatttgACTTTTGATCCATAATTTCTCTTGATAACTATTTAGGCTTTTGGACCACTTACACCCGTCCTAGTCTAATCATTTGGGCTTTTGACACATTTGCACTTTAGTCTAATCATTTGGCTTTTGGCCCACAACTTATCCTAAACTAGTTTCGGACTTTGAAGGTCCAAAAATTTGTTTCACCTGTATTAGATTACAACTTTAGCATCGAGgcccaaaataaatgaatgaataaataaatacaaagaaaaaaatagaatcgAGACTTTTTCGAGTCTCCAAATCCTAACAACTTTGTCAATGGGATttaacccatttttcttcttctattagcaACAACTCTTTTATCCAAAAAATGATCGGCTAGAAGGGATGGACCTCATTAGCTCATTATGGAATGCAAAAGGAGAAGATTCAGTTTGGATTCCAAAACAGATTTACATACAAAAGAAGACATGAAGGAAATTAATACCATTCAAAACATACAATGCCATATGAAGAAATAATATAacgaaataatagataaaaagGAAACTATTATGGTCCATAATAAACTAGAAGACAGTAGGTCAAGATATAAAAATGCCAAGGGAAATAAATAGGtttaacttcaaaaaaaaatctacaacttctatttttatataagagagaaaaaaaaagataaatgagcATGCTTAACATGGTAAAGTCTCACAAATTATGGCTATCATCAATACGTAAAACATAAGCTGATTTAAAGAATAGAGAGATatttaaaattagttttatgcGATTCCAGTGAGCAGAAATAAGAAtgattaaaaacacaaaattgcaaccaaatatttaagagaaaagaagagaagtaTGTAAGATCACATTGCCTTTCCTCTAAGGTTTCATTAGTTCTTTCCTTAGTATCATGAACTAGGGAGAACCATGaatcaaatcataaaatatgCACGTTATAAACCCTTAAAATGACCAGAACATCACAAAgaaaatatgtttgaaataaaTGGAACCGCGAAAAGACATCCTaggagaaatcaaaagaaaaatttcttgaaagTTTTCTTTCAAGAATGAGATGCAACAAGATGCAAACTTTAATAAAAATACCATACCGTTAACAAAtaggaacaagaaaaaaaataaggcaTACACTAGAGTTGGAAATTAAACTAAACAGACCTTATGAGCAAAACATTCAAACTGTCGAATAAGAAGGGCACCATTCTCGTTTAGAAACatcaataatttcttttttgacaGCTTTGAGTCCAAACTGGATTTACTTCAAACGGAATCAAGAGAGGAAAgtggagaaaaatatttgaaattaatcaagaaaaatatgCTCATCTGGAGCTTTTGCTAGAGAAGCTAACATAACCATCTCTCAAAAATAGTCCTACAAAACTCTTATGAGTTTTAGACTTTTATGAACAGAAATTGAATTCAAGAAAACATTGAATTGGAAAGGAAAACTAAGAGCTAAAATAAATTGTCGATAAAAACACTGAGGCTACTCACAATAATCCATATAAGGCAGAGACAAAAAGAAACACAACACTATTTCAGTCTAATCGAAAACAATAAGCCaaaagaataatagggtaaaata
The Capsicum annuum cultivar UCD-10X-F1 chromosome 6, UCD10Xv1.1, whole genome shotgun sequence DNA segment above includes these coding regions:
- the LOC107873040 gene encoding 40S ribosomal protein S15a-1 — its product is MVRVSVLNDALKSMYNAEKRGKRQVMIRPSSKVIIKFLIVMQKHGYIGEFEYVDDHRSGKIVVELNGRLNKCGVISPRFDVGVKEIEGWTARLLPSRQFGYIVLTTSAGIMDHEEARRKNVGGKVLGFFY